A region from the Pseudomonas promysalinigenes genome encodes:
- a CDS encoding catalase — protein sequence MSTILTTASGAPVADNQNSRSAGPRGPLLLDDFHLIEKLAHFNRENIPERRVHAKGSGAYGTFTVTRDITSYTSAKLFEHVGKQTETFLRFSTVGGERGSADTERDPRGFAVKFYTEEGNWDIVGNNTPVFFIRDPLKFPDFIHTQKRHPQTNLKNAQMMWDFWSHSPEALHQVTILFSDRGIPDGYRHMHGFGSHTYSLVNAQGQRTWVKWHFKTQQGIKNLAPAEAARLAGTDPDYAQRDLFEAIERGDYPRWTVCIQVMSEAEAANRHENPFDVTKTWSQKEYPLIEVGVLELNRNPLNYFAEVEQATFGPSNMVPGVGLSPDRMLQGRVFAYADAHRYRVGTNHQQLPVNAPRSPVHSYQRDGSMATGSYGSAPNYEPNSYADAPKQSPRHGEPALALSGAADRHDHRADSDYFSHAGALFRLMSDEQKALLINNIAGTMAGVSEDVIQRQLQYFFKADPAYGEGIAKALGMNLA from the coding sequence ATGAGCACGATTCTCACCACCGCCAGCGGTGCACCTGTAGCCGATAACCAGAACTCGCGTTCCGCCGGCCCTCGTGGCCCGCTGTTGCTCGATGATTTTCACCTGATCGAAAAGCTCGCGCATTTCAATCGCGAAAACATCCCAGAGCGCCGCGTACACGCCAAAGGCTCCGGTGCCTATGGCACCTTCACCGTCACCCGCGATATCACTTCATACACCAGTGCCAAGCTGTTTGAGCACGTCGGCAAACAAACCGAAACGTTCTTGCGGTTTTCCACTGTCGGCGGCGAACGTGGCTCTGCAGACACTGAGCGTGACCCACGTGGCTTTGCGGTCAAGTTTTACACCGAGGAAGGCAACTGGGACATCGTCGGCAATAACACGCCTGTGTTCTTCATTCGCGACCCGCTGAAATTCCCAGACTTCATCCACACCCAAAAGCGTCACCCGCAAACCAATCTGAAGAACGCGCAGATGATGTGGGACTTCTGGTCGCATTCGCCTGAGGCGTTGCACCAGGTCACCATTCTGTTCTCCGATCGGGGTATCCCAGACGGTTATCGGCACATGCATGGGTTCGGTAGCCACACCTACAGCCTGGTCAATGCCCAAGGGCAACGCACCTGGGTGAAGTGGCACTTCAAGACCCAGCAAGGTATCAAGAACTTGGCGCCGGCTGAGGCGGCCCGTCTGGCTGGCACCGATCCCGACTACGCTCAGCGCGACCTGTTCGAAGCCATCGAGCGTGGCGATTACCCGCGTTGGACCGTGTGCATCCAGGTAATGAGCGAAGCTGAGGCCGCCAACCGCCATGAGAACCCGTTCGATGTGACTAAAACCTGGTCCCAGAAGGAGTACCCATTGATCGAAGTGGGTGTGCTGGAGCTCAACCGTAACCCGCTCAACTATTTCGCCGAAGTCGAGCAGGCGACGTTCGGCCCGAGCAATATGGTGCCCGGGGTCGGGTTGTCGCCAGACCGCATGCTGCAGGGCCGTGTGTTCGCATATGCCGATGCCCATCGCTACCGTGTAGGCACCAATCATCAGCAACTGCCGGTCAATGCGCCACGTAGCCCAGTCCACAGCTATCAGCGTGATGGATCCATGGCCACCGGTAGCTACGGCAGCGCGCCCAACTACGAGCCTAACAGCTATGCCGATGCACCCAAGCAATCACCGCGTCATGGGGAACCTGCATTGGCGCTTAGCGGCGCCGCAGACCGCCACGATCATCGTGCGGACAGCGATTACTTCAGCCACGCAGGCGCCTTGTTCCGTTTGATGAGCGATGAGCAGAAGGCGCTTTTGATCAACAACATCGCCGGAACCATGGCTGGCGTGAGTGAGGATGTGATCCAGCGTCAGTTGCAGTACTTCTTCAAGGCAGACCCCGCCTACGGCGAAGGCATTGCCAAAGCGTTGGGCATGAATCTCGCCTGA
- the bfr gene encoding bacterioferritin: protein MQGHPDVINYLVTLLKGELAARDQYFIHSRMYEDWGLSKLYERINHEMEEEAQHADALMRRILMLEGTPDMRADDLEVGSTVPEMIEADLKLEYKVRGALCKGIELCELHKDYVSRDILRAQLADTEEDHTYWLEKQQGLIKAIGLQNYLQSQM, encoded by the coding sequence ATGCAAGGTCACCCGGACGTTATCAACTACCTCGTCACGTTGCTCAAGGGTGAACTGGCCGCACGCGACCAGTACTTCATCCACTCGCGCATGTACGAAGACTGGGGCTTGTCCAAGCTCTATGAGCGCATCAACCACGAGATGGAAGAAGAAGCCCAGCACGCCGATGCGTTGATGCGTCGTATCCTCATGCTAGAAGGCACGCCTGACATGCGCGCGGACGACCTGGAAGTGGGGAGCACCGTGCCAGAGATGATCGAGGCCGACCTCAAGCTCGAGTACAAGGTGCGTGGCGCACTGTGCAAAGGTATCGAGCTGTGTGAGCTGCACAAGGACTACGTCAGCCGTGACATCCTGCGTGCGCAACTGGCCGACACCGAAGAAGATCACACCTATTGGCTGGAGAAGCAGCAAGGTCTGATCAAGGCTATTGGCCTGCAGAATTACTTGCAGTCGCAAATGTAA
- the uvrA gene encoding excinuclease ABC subunit UvrA, with translation MDKILIRGARTHNLKNIDLTLPRDKLIVITGLSGSGKSSLAFDTLYAEGQRRYVESLSAYARQFLSMMEKPDVDTIEGLSPAISIEQKSTSHNPRSTVGTITEIYDYLRLLYARVGTPRCPDHDIPLEAQTVSQMVDLVLERPEGSKLMLLAPVIRERKGEHLAVFDEMRAQGFVRARVNGKLYELDELPKLDKQKKHSIDVVVDRFKVRTDLQQRLAESFETALKLADGIALVAPMDDEAGEETIFSARFACPICGHSISELEPKLFSFNNPAGACPTCDGLGVKQFFDTKRLVNSELTLAEGAIRGWDRRNVYYFQMLGSLAAHYGFSLEEPFGELSAEHQKVILQGSGKHSVDFKYLNDRGDIVKRSHPFEGIVPNLERRYRETESATVREELAKFLGTQPCPDCRGTRLRREARHVWVGEKTLPAVTNLPIGEASSYFGELTLTGRRGEIATKILKEICERLQFLVNVGLDYLTLDRSADTLSGGEAQRIRLASQIGAGLVGVMYILDEPSIGLHQRDNDRLLATLNHLRDLGNTVIVVEHDEDAIRLADYVVDIGPGAGVHGGQIVAEGTPQEVMEHPDSLTGKYLSGRKKIVVPAKRTPRNKKLQLKLKGARGNNLQNVDLEVPIGLLTCVTGVSGSGKSTLINNTLFPLAATALNGASSLEAAPHSSMDGLQHLDKVVDIDQSPIGRTPRSNPATYTGIFTPIRELFSGVPESRSRGYGPGRFSFNVKGGRCEACQGDGLIKVEMHFLPDIYVPCDVCKSKRYNRETLEIKYKGKNIHEVLEMTIEDAREFFDAVPALARKLQTLMDVGLSYIKLGQSATTLSGGEAQRVKLSRELSKRDTGKTLYILDEPTTGLHFADIQQLLDVLHRLRDHGNTVVVIEHNLDVIKTADWLVDLGPEGGSKGGQIIACGTPEELSKMKQSYTGHYLKPLLERDRA, from the coding sequence GTGGACAAGATCCTGATTCGTGGGGCACGTACCCACAACCTGAAGAATATCGACCTGACGCTGCCGCGGGACAAGCTGATCGTCATCACTGGCCTGTCTGGCTCCGGCAAGTCTTCACTGGCGTTCGACACGCTCTACGCCGAAGGCCAGCGCCGCTATGTGGAGTCGCTGTCGGCTTATGCCCGGCAGTTCCTGTCGATGATGGAGAAACCCGACGTCGACACCATCGAAGGCCTGTCGCCGGCCATTTCCATCGAGCAGAAGTCGACTTCGCACAACCCGCGCTCGACCGTAGGCACCATCACCGAAATCTACGATTACCTGCGCCTGCTATATGCCCGCGTTGGTACGCCACGCTGCCCGGACCACGATATTCCGTTGGAAGCGCAAACGGTCAGCCAGATGGTCGACCTGGTGTTGGAGCGCCCGGAGGGCAGCAAGCTGATGTTGCTGGCTCCGGTGATACGTGAGCGCAAGGGTGAGCACCTGGCGGTGTTCGACGAGATGCGCGCTCAGGGCTTCGTCCGTGCACGGGTCAACGGCAAGCTCTATGAGCTGGATGAACTGCCCAAGCTGGACAAGCAGAAAAAGCACAGCATCGATGTTGTCGTGGACCGTTTCAAGGTACGCACCGATCTGCAACAGCGTTTGGCCGAGTCGTTCGAAACCGCCCTCAAGCTGGCCGATGGCATTGCGCTGGTGGCCCCGATGGATGACGAAGCTGGCGAAGAAACGATCTTCTCCGCACGCTTCGCCTGCCCCATCTGCGGCCATTCCATCAGCGAACTGGAACCGAAGCTGTTCTCGTTCAACAACCCCGCCGGCGCCTGCCCGACCTGCGACGGCCTGGGCGTGAAGCAGTTCTTCGACACCAAGCGCCTAGTCAACAGCGAGCTGACCCTGGCTGAAGGTGCCATACGCGGCTGGGACCGGCGCAATGTGTACTATTTCCAGATGCTCGGCTCACTGGCCGCGCATTACGGCTTCAGCTTGGAGGAGCCGTTCGGCGAATTGTCGGCAGAGCATCAGAAGGTGATTCTGCAGGGTAGCGGCAAGCACAGCGTCGATTTCAAATACCTCAACGACCGCGGCGATATCGTCAAACGTTCGCACCCGTTCGAAGGCATCGTGCCGAACCTAGAGCGCCGTTACCGCGAGACTGAATCGGCCACGGTACGTGAAGAGCTGGCCAAGTTCCTCGGCACTCAGCCCTGCCCGGACTGCCGCGGCACGCGGCTGCGTCGCGAAGCGCGCCACGTATGGGTTGGTGAAAAAACCCTGCCGGCGGTGACCAACCTGCCGATCGGCGAAGCCAGCAGCTATTTCGGTGAATTGACCCTGACTGGCCGGCGCGGCGAAATCGCGACGAAAATCCTCAAGGAAATCTGCGAGCGCCTACAGTTTTTGGTCAACGTCGGCCTCGATTACCTGACCCTGGACCGCAGCGCAGACACCCTCTCCGGTGGCGAGGCGCAGCGCATCCGCCTGGCCAGCCAGATCGGTGCGGGCCTGGTCGGGGTCATGTACATTCTCGATGAGCCGTCCATCGGTCTTCATCAACGTGACAACGACCGACTGCTGGCCACCCTCAACCACCTGCGCGACCTGGGTAACACGGTGATTGTGGTAGAACACGACGAAGACGCCATTCGCCTGGCCGATTATGTCGTCGATATCGGCCCAGGTGCCGGAGTACATGGCGGCCAGATCGTTGCCGAGGGCACGCCGCAGGAAGTCATGGAGCACCCTGACTCACTGACCGGCAAGTACCTGTCCGGGCGCAAGAAGATCGTCGTGCCGGCCAAACGTACACCGCGCAACAAGAAGCTGCAGCTTAAACTCAAAGGCGCGCGTGGCAACAACCTGCAGAACGTTGACCTGGAAGTGCCGATCGGCCTGCTGACTTGCGTGACCGGCGTATCGGGCTCGGGCAAATCGACCCTGATCAACAACACCCTGTTCCCCCTGGCAGCCACTGCCCTGAACGGCGCGAGCAGCCTGGAAGCCGCGCCGCACAGCAGCATGGACGGCTTGCAGCACCTGGACAAGGTTGTGGACATCGACCAGAGCCCGATCGGCCGTACACCGCGCTCCAATCCGGCCACCTATACCGGCATCTTTACGCCGATCCGTGAGCTTTTTTCCGGCGTGCCAGAGTCGCGTTCACGGGGCTACGGGCCTGGGCGTTTCTCGTTCAACGTCAAGGGCGGCCGCTGCGAGGCGTGCCAGGGCGATGGCCTGATCAAGGTGGAAATGCATTTTCTGCCGGACATCTATGTGCCCTGTGACGTGTGCAAAAGCAAGCGCTATAACCGCGAGACCCTGGAAATCAAGTACAAAGGCAAGAACATCCACGAGGTGCTGGAAATGACCATCGAGGATGCCCGCGAGTTCTTCGATGCGGTACCGGCGCTGGCGCGCAAGCTTCAGACGCTGATGGACGTGGGATTGTCGTATATCAAGCTGGGGCAGTCGGCAACCACCTTGTCCGGTGGTGAGGCGCAGCGCGTGAAGCTGTCGCGTGAGCTGTCCAAGCGCGATACCGGCAAAACCCTGTACATCCTGGACGAGCCGACCACCGGCCTGCACTTTGCCGATATTCAACAACTGCTGGATGTGCTGCATCGACTACGTGATCACGGCAACACCGTAGTGGTGATCGAGCACAACCTGGATGTGATCAAAACGGCTGACTGGCTTGTAGACCTGGGCCCGGAGGGCGGATCCAAGGGTGGGCAGATCATCGCCTGCGGCACCCCAGAGGAGCTGAGCAAGATGAAGCAATCCTACACCGGGCACTACCTCAAACCGCTGCTGGAGCGTGATCGGGCTTGA
- a CDS encoding MFS transporter, whose product MHDTHNERMSSSETRAAGGLALVFAFRMLGMFMVLPVLATYGMDLAGATPALIGLAIGAYGLTQAVLQIPFGMISDRIGRRPVIYLGLLVFALGSVLAAQADSIWGVIAGRILQGAGAISAAVMALLSDLTREQHRTKAMAMIGMSIGLSFAVAMVVGPLLTSAFGLSGLFLATAGLALVGVLLIAFVVPNTHSILQHRESGVARQALGPTLRHPDLLRLDVSIFILHAILMASFVALPLAFVERGGLPKEQHWWVYLTALFVSFFAMVPFIIYGEKKRKMKRVLAGAVSVLLLTEVFFWQWADGLRGLVIGTVVFFTAFNLLEASLPSLVSKVSPAGGKGTAMGVYSTSQFLGAALGGILGGWLFQHGGLNMVFLGCAILCAIWLVVALSMNEPPYVTSLRMPLTPEAVQEAGLTERLMAVPGVTDAVVVADEAAIYIKLDTKILDRATLERLVNPASSACEA is encoded by the coding sequence ATGCACGATACCCACAACGAGCGCATGAGCAGCAGCGAAACCCGCGCTGCAGGCGGCCTGGCTCTGGTCTTTGCCTTTCGTATGCTGGGCATGTTCATGGTCCTGCCGGTGCTGGCCACCTATGGCATGGACCTGGCCGGCGCCACGCCCGCGCTGATTGGTCTGGCCATCGGCGCCTACGGGCTGACTCAGGCGGTGTTACAGATCCCGTTCGGGATGATCTCCGACCGAATCGGCCGCCGCCCGGTGATTTACCTGGGGCTGCTGGTTTTCGCGTTGGGCAGCGTACTGGCGGCCCAGGCTGACTCGATCTGGGGGGTGATCGCCGGGCGAATTCTGCAGGGTGCCGGGGCGATATCGGCCGCGGTCATGGCGCTGTTGTCCGACCTGACCCGCGAGCAGCACCGGACCAAAGCTATGGCCATGATTGGTATGAGCATCGGCCTGTCGTTCGCTGTGGCTATGGTAGTCGGGCCTTTGTTGACAAGTGCCTTTGGTTTGTCAGGCTTGTTCCTGGCCACTGCAGGACTCGCCCTGGTCGGTGTCCTGCTGATCGCCTTCGTCGTGCCCAACACCCACAGCATCCTGCAGCACCGTGAGTCCGGGGTGGCCCGCCAGGCTCTCGGTCCAACCCTGCGTCATCCGGACCTTCTGCGCCTGGACGTGAGTATCTTTATCCTCCATGCCATTCTCATGGCCAGCTTCGTCGCCTTGCCGCTGGCGTTCGTCGAGCGCGGTGGTCTGCCCAAAGAGCAGCACTGGTGGGTGTACCTGACCGCGCTGTTCGTCTCATTTTTTGCAATGGTCCCGTTCATCATCTACGGCGAAAAAAAGCGCAAGATGAAGCGTGTGTTGGCGGGTGCGGTCAGTGTCCTGCTGCTGACAGAGGTATTCTTCTGGCAGTGGGCTGACGGTTTGCGCGGACTGGTGATTGGCACCGTGGTATTCTTTACCGCATTCAACCTGCTGGAGGCTTCATTGCCCTCGCTGGTGAGCAAGGTGTCGCCTGCTGGCGGCAAGGGAACGGCGATGGGGGTTTATTCCACCAGCCAGTTCCTCGGCGCTGCCCTGGGAGGCATTCTCGGTGGCTGGCTGTTCCAGCACGGCGGGCTGAACATGGTGTTCCTCGGCTGCGCTATCTTGTGTGCCATCTGGTTGGTCGTTGCTTTGAGCATGAACGAGCCACCCTATGTGACCAGCCTGCGCATGCCGTTGACGCCAGAAGCAGTTCAGGAAGCCGGCTTGACCGAGCGCCTGATGGCCGTGCCGGGTGTGACCGACGCCGTGGTGGTGGCAGATGAAGCCGCCATCTATATCAAACTGGATACGAAAATTTTGGACCGTGCGACCCTCGAGCGACTGGTGAATCCAGCCTCTTCGGCGTGCGAAGCCTAG
- a CDS encoding single-stranded DNA-binding protein, with protein MARGVNKVILVGTCGQDPEVRYLPNGNAVTNLSLATSEQWTDKQSGQKVERTEWHRVSLFGKVAEIAGEYLRKGSQCYIEGKLQTREWEKDGIKRYTTEIIVDINGTMQLLGGRPQGQQGGDQYNQGGGNYGGGQQQYNQAPPRQQVQRPQQAPQRPAPQQPAPQPAADFDSFDDDIPF; from the coding sequence ATGGCCCGTGGGGTTAACAAAGTCATTCTGGTCGGTACCTGCGGCCAGGATCCCGAAGTCCGCTACCTGCCCAACGGTAACGCCGTGACCAACCTGAGCCTGGCTACCAGCGAGCAATGGACTGACAAGCAGTCGGGCCAAAAGGTCGAGCGTACCGAATGGCACCGTGTGTCGCTGTTCGGCAAGGTTGCCGAAATCGCCGGCGAATACCTGCGCAAAGGTTCGCAGTGCTACATCGAAGGCAAACTGCAGACCCGTGAGTGGGAAAAGGACGGCATCAAGCGCTATACCACTGAAATCATCGTCGACATCAACGGCACCATGCAGCTGCTCGGCGGTCGCCCGCAGGGCCAGCAAGGCGGTGACCAGTACAACCAGGGTGGTGGCAACTACGGTGGTGGCCAGCAGCAGTACAACCAGGCCCCGCCCCGCCAGCAGGTTCAGCGTCCGCAGCAAGCGCCTCAGCGTCCGGCACCCCAGCAGCCAGCACCCCAGCCGGCAGCGGACTTTGACAGCTTTGATGACGATATTCCGTTCTGA
- a CDS encoding GlcG/HbpS family heme-binding protein → MTQKFTLAWLMLSTSLLTVHTHAEALSAQQAQRMAAAAEQAARVQGFSIVISIVDKHGNLKHFHRMDGAGTHNINAAQLKATTSARFPLSSKGRAASPANPYASLPRITLLQGGLPIVDANGEHIGGIGISGATPELDAAFAEAALDG, encoded by the coding sequence ATGACTCAGAAGTTCACGTTAGCCTGGCTGATGTTGAGTACCTCATTGCTTACGGTGCATACCCATGCCGAGGCCCTCAGCGCACAACAAGCCCAGCGCATGGCTGCTGCTGCCGAACAGGCCGCTCGCGTGCAGGGGTTTTCGATCGTTATCAGCATCGTCGACAAACACGGCAACCTCAAACACTTCCATCGCATGGACGGCGCTGGCACTCACAATATCAATGCCGCCCAGCTCAAAGCCACGACTTCGGCGCGTTTTCCGCTTTCCTCCAAAGGTCGTGCAGCCTCGCCAGCCAACCCATATGCCTCGCTGCCGCGAATCACCTTGCTCCAGGGCGGACTACCAATCGTCGATGCCAATGGCGAGCATATCGGCGGTATTGGAATCAGCGGTGCAACGCCTGAGCTGGATGCAGCATTTGCCGAGGCGGCGCTTGATGGCTAG
- the fdnG gene encoding formate dehydrogenase-N subunit alpha, with product MDLNRRQFFKVAAVGLGGSSLAALGMAPTPAFAEQVRHFKLTHTKETRNTCPYCSVGCGLILYSQGDAGKNVKQSIIHIEGDADHPVNRGTLCPKGAGLLDFIHSPSRLKYPEVRKAGSNEWVRVSWDDALDRVAELMKKDRDANFIAKNAQGQTVNRWVSTGFLAASAASSEAGYLTHKVIRATGMLGFDNQARVUHGPTVASLAPTYGRGAMTNHWSDIANANLVLVMGGNAAEAHPCGFKWVTEAKAHNQARLIVVDPRFTRTASVADYYAPIRTGTDIAFMGGLINYLLSNDKIQHEYVRNYTDVSFIVKEGYGFEDGLFSGYDEAKRVYADKSGWGYELGEDGFAKVDPTLQHPRCVFQLMKQHYSRYTPELASMTCGMPQDAMMKVWEEIASCSVPGKTMTILYALGWTQHSIGAQIIRSAAMVQLLLGNVGMPGGGVNALRGHSNIQGLTDLGLLSNSLPGYLTLAGDAEQDYTAYIDKRASKPLRPGQLSYWQNYGKFHVSLMKAWYGPNATADNNWGYDWLPKLDVPAYDVLRMFEMMSQGKVNGYICQGFNPIAALPDKNRVTAALGKLKWLVIMDPLATETSEFWRNAGPFNDVDTANIQTEVIRLPTTCFAEEDGSLVNSSRWLQWHWKGADGPGETRTDVRIMSELFIRLRQRYQAEGGAFPDPLLNIHWPYKIPEEPSPEELAKEMNGWAVTDMTDPAGAAIKAGQQLSGFGQLKDDGSTASGCWIFSGCWTEQGNQMARRDNSDPYGMHQVQNWAWAWPANRRILYNRASSDTQGKPWDPDKKRLVWWNGKAWTGTDVPDFKVDSPPEAGMNPFIMNPEGVARFFAIDKMAEGPFPEHYEPFETPIGINPLHPQNKKATSNPAGRIFDSVWESLGTHDEFPYAATTYRLTEHFHFWSKHCRLNAIAQPEQFVEIGEVLANEKGIKAGDRVRVSSKRGHIDAVAVVTKRIRPLMVNNQTVHQIGIPLHWGFTGTTRHGYLTNTLVPFLGDGNTQTPESKSFLVKVEKL from the coding sequence ATGGACCTCAACCGTCGGCAGTTCTTCAAGGTCGCCGCCGTCGGCCTTGGAGGCTCGAGCCTGGCGGCGTTGGGCATGGCCCCAACGCCGGCATTCGCCGAGCAGGTGCGTCATTTCAAACTGACGCACACCAAAGAAACCCGTAACACTTGCCCCTACTGCTCGGTCGGCTGTGGCTTGATCCTGTACAGCCAGGGTGATGCAGGCAAAAACGTCAAACAGAGCATCATCCACATTGAAGGTGATGCCGATCACCCGGTTAACCGTGGCACCCTGTGCCCCAAAGGTGCCGGGCTGCTCGACTTTATCCACAGCCCTAGCCGTCTCAAGTACCCCGAAGTGCGCAAGGCGGGCAGCAATGAGTGGGTGCGGGTCAGTTGGGATGACGCCCTTGACCGCGTCGCCGAGCTGATGAAAAAGGACCGGGATGCCAATTTCATTGCCAAGAACGCACAGGGCCAGACGGTCAACCGCTGGGTGAGCACTGGTTTTCTTGCTGCCTCTGCCGCGTCCAGCGAGGCTGGCTACCTGACCCACAAGGTCATCCGTGCAACCGGCATGCTGGGGTTCGATAACCAAGCGCGTGTCTGACACGGCCCGACGGTGGCAAGTCTTGCCCCGACGTACGGCCGTGGCGCCATGACCAATCACTGGTCCGATATCGCCAACGCGAATCTGGTCCTGGTGATGGGTGGCAACGCAGCAGAAGCGCATCCGTGCGGCTTCAAATGGGTGACCGAAGCCAAGGCGCACAACCAGGCGCGGCTGATCGTGGTCGACCCGCGTTTTACCCGTACCGCTTCGGTGGCCGATTACTACGCGCCGATCCGTACCGGTACCGACATCGCTTTCATGGGCGGGCTGATCAACTATCTGCTGAGCAACGACAAGATCCAGCACGAGTACGTGCGTAATTACACCGACGTGTCGTTCATCGTCAAAGAGGGCTACGGCTTCGAGGACGGGCTGTTCAGCGGCTACGACGAGGCCAAGCGTGTCTACGCGGACAAATCCGGCTGGGGCTACGAGCTGGGTGAGGACGGCTTCGCCAAGGTCGACCCGACGCTGCAGCACCCGCGTTGCGTTTTCCAACTGATGAAGCAGCACTACAGCCGCTACACCCCTGAACTAGCGAGCATGACCTGCGGCATGCCCCAGGACGCGATGATGAAGGTCTGGGAAGAGATCGCCAGTTGCTCGGTGCCGGGCAAGACCATGACGATCCTCTACGCTCTCGGCTGGACGCAGCATTCGATCGGTGCGCAGATCATTCGCAGTGCAGCCATGGTCCAGCTGCTGTTGGGCAACGTTGGCATGCCTGGCGGTGGCGTCAACGCTTTGCGCGGGCACTCCAATATCCAGGGCCTGACCGACCTCGGGCTGCTGTCCAACTCCTTGCCAGGCTACCTGACCCTGGCAGGCGACGCCGAGCAGGATTACACCGCCTACATCGATAAGCGTGCTTCCAAGCCGCTGCGTCCAGGCCAATTGTCGTACTGGCAAAACTACGGCAAATTCCACGTCAGCCTGATGAAGGCCTGGTATGGCCCCAATGCAACCGCAGACAACAATTGGGGCTACGACTGGCTACCCAAGCTCGACGTACCGGCATACGACGTATTGCGCATGTTCGAGATGATGAGCCAGGGCAAGGTCAATGGCTACATCTGCCAAGGCTTCAACCCGATTGCCGCGCTGCCGGACAAGAACCGCGTCACGGCGGCGCTTGGCAAGCTCAAATGGTTGGTGATCATGGACCCACTGGCCACCGAAACTTCGGAGTTCTGGCGCAATGCTGGGCCTTTCAACGACGTCGACACGGCCAATATCCAGACTGAAGTGATACGCCTGCCCACCACGTGCTTTGCCGAGGAGGACGGCTCGCTGGTCAACAGTAGCCGCTGGCTGCAGTGGCACTGGAAAGGCGCAGATGGCCCGGGAGAGACACGTACCGACGTGCGCATCATGAGCGAGCTGTTCATTCGGCTGCGCCAGCGGTACCAGGCCGAAGGGGGCGCCTTCCCCGACCCACTGCTGAACATTCACTGGCCGTACAAAATTCCCGAAGAGCCCTCGCCGGAAGAGTTGGCCAAAGAGATGAACGGCTGGGCCGTTACTGACATGACCGATCCGGCCGGTGCAGCCATCAAGGCTGGCCAGCAGTTGTCTGGTTTCGGTCAGCTCAAGGACGATGGCAGCACTGCTTCGGGCTGCTGGATCTTCTCTGGCTGCTGGACCGAGCAGGGCAACCAGATGGCCCGGCGCGACAACAGCGACCCGTACGGCATGCATCAGGTGCAGAACTGGGCCTGGGCGTGGCCGGCCAACCGCCGCATTCTCTATAACCGCGCATCGAGTGACACTCAGGGCAAACCTTGGGACCCGGACAAGAAGCGGCTGGTATGGTGGAACGGCAAGGCCTGGACCGGCACCGACGTGCCCGACTTCAAGGTCGACTCGCCACCGGAGGCGGGGATGAACCCCTTCATCATGAACCCTGAAGGCGTGGCTCGGTTCTTCGCCATCGACAAGATGGCCGAAGGCCCGTTCCCCGAGCATTACGAGCCGTTCGAGACCCCTATAGGTATCAACCCTCTGCACCCGCAGAACAAAAAGGCCACCAGCAACCCGGCCGGGCGGATCTTCGACTCCGTATGGGAAAGCCTCGGCACCCATGACGAGTTCCCTTACGCGGCCACTACCTACAGGCTCACCGAACACTTCCATTTCTGGAGCAAGCATTGCCGGCTGAACGCCATTGCCCAGCCTGAGCAGTTCGTCGAGATTGGCGAGGTGCTGGCCAACGAAAAAGGTATCAAGGCCGGTGATCGAGTGCGGGTATCGAGCAAGCGCGGGCACATCGATGCGGTAGCGGTGGTGACCAAGCGTATTCGTCCGCTGATGGTCAACAATCAGACCGTGCATCAGATCGGTATCCCGTTGCATTGGGGCTTCACCGGCACCACGCGGCACGGCTACCTGACCAACACCCTGGTGCCGTTCCTGGGTGACGGCAATACCCAGACGCCGGAGTCCAAGTCGTTCCTCGTCAAAGTGGAGAAACTCTGA